One Gammaproteobacteria bacterium genomic window carries:
- a CDS encoding cadherin-like domain-containing protein: MKKTIITGLFCLLFVGCGGGIQLANQPNNKPVAQDDVYEINEDEPLELNALFNNDTDLDSDKLTLAAYTSPEFGTLSRSETGILVFQPHTDFTGSDSFTYTVSDGHGGTDSANVKIVVNNINDAPVFTDKPIAIFTDQVNTPLMLLDSGAIVDVDSPVLAFELISKTSKGSISLNDAGELRYTPTPGYTGRDSFIVKVSDGELSSEGTVVLNVGDINYAPVASNDEITAARTNSITFNVFDNDTDPNQDKLIMLDWTPPSKGNVLYIGEGVFSYTPHIDSDSGTDEFSYTVGDNRGGKAKGTVSIEIAQDWGNRSTHSENSDFSNQIIDDAGNITLVWTSANKHKLFHLWTRRYDADEAKWLEAKRMDQKDEGRQFKQIDLRSDASGNVTLSWLFDENGRGVIHANRYELATGWSQSPTVVSNITNNSSFGVIPAFDVASDKLGNVSFLWYQKVSSTYDLLHAHYNAANDSWLSAQRIPLNIEQTNSAAQISVSNGIIALTWLENQTLKAQYSVNNLGVWSNNAGEAVSLPGANVSAIENVQLMQDSAGNIQVLWSQIVTPTGGSATGDGLWIKSVNIVDKAWSDAYRISAPLNVSRVDTLALAQSAEQISSDLIVVWQQDTQLYANASRFGNSWDASLAKLVSDGTQTGAIGEIVLLQSGEGAIAIWEQRNASDSFSNYWSNSFGFDEKDELKIGLGSISSAAAVIVDNNSGPIAEFQALVDQSGKVHALWIQDETNNGNTITSVYANQFTTSSNWKLKPSLISVDNIGAAETLGTPKSLHAEATDESEVIAIWEYKFTEIDVNITHQIWTNTFDTLNWSESFKLSDDSNIDHQLKYFGISDNGNAFSIWSSYDGEHETLFVRERKTGGEAWQAGRELNVSSQYTISVSDVLYNPLGLPSVFGFSDITDVSSGQLWSVDFR, translated from the coding sequence ATGAAAAAAACAATAATCACGGGGCTGTTTTGTCTTCTATTTGTAGGTTGCGGTGGCGGAATACAGCTAGCGAATCAACCAAACAACAAGCCTGTCGCACAAGACGACGTATACGAGATAAACGAAGACGAACCGCTCGAGTTGAACGCACTGTTCAATAATGACACCGATCTGGACAGCGACAAACTCACCCTCGCTGCCTATACTTCACCAGAATTTGGAACACTTAGCCGCAGTGAAACCGGAATCCTGGTTTTTCAACCGCATACTGACTTTACCGGCAGCGACAGTTTTACTTACACAGTGTCCGACGGGCATGGTGGTACCGACAGCGCTAACGTTAAAATCGTCGTAAATAATATCAATGACGCCCCGGTGTTTACTGACAAGCCGATCGCTATATTCACCGATCAGGTCAACACACCACTTATGCTGCTTGATAGCGGCGCAATTGTCGATGTCGACAGCCCCGTCCTGGCGTTTGAGCTAATCAGTAAAACCAGTAAAGGCAGCATATCGCTGAACGATGCAGGAGAACTTCGATACACGCCTACCCCAGGCTACACGGGTAGAGACAGCTTTATCGTCAAGGTCAGCGACGGTGAACTCAGCTCCGAAGGCACCGTCGTGCTCAATGTTGGCGACATCAATTACGCGCCCGTAGCCAGTAACGATGAGATCACTGCAGCAAGAACTAACTCCATTACCTTCAACGTTTTCGATAATGATACTGACCCCAATCAGGACAAACTCATTATGCTAGATTGGACGCCTCCTTCAAAAGGCAACGTACTTTATATCGGTGAAGGTGTTTTTTCCTATACGCCCCATATTGACAGCGACTCTGGCACTGATGAATTCAGCTATACCGTTGGCGACAACAGGGGCGGAAAAGCCAAAGGGACTGTTTCCATCGAGATTGCGCAAGACTGGGGAAATAGAAGTACTCACTCCGAAAATAGCGATTTCTCCAATCAAATTATCGATGACGCCGGCAACATCACATTGGTTTGGACTAGCGCCAATAAGCACAAACTCTTTCACCTGTGGACTCGTCGATATGATGCAGACGAAGCAAAATGGCTAGAAGCTAAGCGCATGGATCAAAAAGACGAAGGCCGTCAATTCAAACAAATTGATTTGCGTAGCGATGCCTCAGGCAATGTCACGCTAAGCTGGCTATTCGATGAGAATGGACGCGGTGTTATCCATGCCAATCGATATGAACTGGCGACAGGATGGAGTCAATCACCAACTGTTGTGTCGAACATAACCAATAACAGTAGCTTTGGTGTTATTCCTGCCTTTGATGTCGCCAGTGACAAACTCGGAAACGTATCTTTTCTGTGGTATCAAAAAGTCTCCTCAACTTATGATCTTTTACATGCTCATTACAACGCTGCTAATGACAGTTGGCTTTCTGCGCAGAGAATACCGTTAAATATTGAGCAAACAAACAGCGCCGCACAGATTAGCGTAAGTAACGGCATTATCGCATTAACCTGGCTAGAAAATCAGACGCTGAAGGCACAATACTCCGTCAACAATCTCGGAGTTTGGAGCAATAACGCAGGAGAAGCGGTTTCTCTTCCGGGTGCCAATGTAAGCGCGATAGAGAATGTCCAACTTATGCAAGACAGCGCAGGGAATATTCAGGTCTTGTGGTCACAAATAGTTACCCCAACAGGCGGCTCCGCAACAGGTGACGGATTGTGGATAAAGTCAGTTAACATCGTCGACAAGGCGTGGTCAGACGCATATAGAATCAGCGCCCCCCTAAATGTATCAAGAGTAGACACCCTTGCCCTTGCCCAATCAGCGGAGCAAATAAGCAGCGATTTAATTGTTGTGTGGCAACAGGACACCCAACTCTACGCAAATGCAAGCCGATTTGGCAACAGTTGGGATGCAAGCCTGGCCAAGCTGGTATCCGATGGAACACAAACTGGAGCAATAGGAGAGATTGTGCTGCTGCAATCTGGCGAAGGTGCAATAGCCATTTGGGAACAAAGAAACGCCAGCGACAGCTTTTCGAATTATTGGTCAAATAGTTTTGGCTTTGACGAAAAAGACGAACTGAAGATTGGGCTTGGTTCTATATCCAGTGCCGCCGCTGTTATTGTTGACAACAACAGCGGTCCGATTGCCGAGTTTCAAGCCCTTGTTGATCAATCAGGAAAAGTTCACGCGCTTTGGATTCAGGACGAAACCAACAATGGCAATACCATCACCAGCGTATACGCCAATCAATTTACAACGAGCAGTAACTGGAAGCTTAAACCTTCTTTGATTTCAGTCGACAATATCGGCGCGGCCGAGACCTTGGGGACACCAAAAAGTCTCCATGCTGAAGCAACAGATGAATCGGAAGTCATCGCGATTTGGGAGTACAAATTCACAGAAATTGATGTCAATATTACACATCAAATTTGGACTAATACTTTCGACACTCTGAACTGGTCAGAGTCATTCAAGTTGTCGGACGATTCCAATATTGATCATCAATTGAAGTATTTCGGTATCAGTGACAACGGAAATGCCTTTAGCATCTGGTCATCCTATGACGGAGAACACGAAACTCTTTTCGTACGCGAACGAAAAACGGGAGGAGAAGCGTGGCAAGCAGGCCGTGAGTTGAACGTAAGTTCACAATACACGATTTCGGTTAGTGACGTACTTTACAATCCACTCGGACTTCCTAGTGTTTTTGGTTTCAGTGATATTACTGATGTGTCTTCGGGCCAGTTATGGTCTGTTGATTTTAGGTAA
- a CDS encoding porin family protein: MYKKIIFGTLLTFVCLGNSHANSEYLVARVGAMLINTANTKPLLASGLYYGYGLDERTAIEAEANIGLAGGKYNQGDGNFGSFDVWTIAAYGVYRYPFTHNFYAKTKLGLLYENVTNNTREKKLPQRDYGVSGGIGLGLRFKQALTLEAEFTLLEQNIFYSGMGIHYQY, encoded by the coding sequence ATGTACAAAAAAATAATATTTGGAACACTACTAACATTTGTCTGCTTGGGTAATTCACATGCCAATAGTGAGTATCTTGTTGCCAGGGTAGGTGCCATGTTAATCAATACCGCAAACACTAAACCACTATTGGCCTCTGGTTTGTATTACGGTTATGGCCTGGATGAACGTACCGCTATCGAGGCAGAGGCAAACATCGGCCTCGCAGGCGGAAAATACAATCAAGGTGATGGCAATTTTGGCAGCTTCGATGTGTGGACAATCGCAGCCTATGGCGTGTATCGTTACCCATTTACCCATAATTTCTATGCCAAAACGAAACTCGGTTTGTTATACGAAAACGTAACGAATAACACACGAGAAAAGAAGCTTCCACAACGTGACTACGGCGTATCCGGTGGCATCGGTCTAGGTCTACGCTTCAAGCAAGCCCTTACACTGGAAGCCGAGTTTACTCTACTGGAGCAGAATATTTTTTATTCAGGCATGGGCATCCATTACCAGTACTAA
- a CDS encoding SDR family oxidoreductase, with amino-acid sequence MTDDIHDLKVLVTGASSGIGLAICRQLLEAGARVLGVARDPAKMPLSHEKLSFHSMDLADLDQLPTKLNALYKQHSDVNALICCAGMGRFGSLEEFSFDQIRSLLDLNLVGQIYVIRQFLPGLKRFDKSDIVLMGSEAGISGGRRGAIYSASKAALRGFAQALRDESAKAGVRVSIINPGMVKTPFFDQLAFSPGEDSDNFIEPDDVAQAVMMILRTRAGTVFDEINLSPLKKVIQFTKNQGL; translated from the coding sequence ATGACTGACGATATACATGACTTAAAAGTATTGGTAACCGGTGCCTCCAGTGGTATCGGCCTGGCGATTTGTCGCCAATTACTTGAGGCAGGTGCGAGGGTCTTAGGGGTGGCACGAGACCCGGCAAAAATGCCTCTCTCGCACGAGAAATTGTCATTTCATTCCATGGATTTGGCTGATCTAGATCAACTGCCGACGAAATTGAATGCGCTGTATAAACAACATAGCGATGTGAATGCGCTTATCTGTTGCGCCGGTATGGGGCGTTTTGGCTCGCTGGAAGAGTTCTCTTTCGATCAAATACGTTCTCTTTTGGACCTGAATCTCGTCGGACAGATATATGTTATCAGGCAATTTCTACCTGGATTGAAGCGATTTGATAAATCCGATATCGTTTTAATGGGCTCAGAGGCCGGTATTAGTGGTGGTAGACGAGGTGCGATATATAGCGCAAGTAAGGCTGCGCTACGTGGCTTTGCTCAGGCATTGAGGGATGAAAGCGCCAAGGCAGGCGTACGCGTCAGTATTATCAACCCGGGTATGGTCAAGACACCTTTTTTTGATCAATTGGCTTTTTCACCTGGAGAAGATTCGGATAACTTCATTGAACCAGATGATGTCGCGCAGGCAGTAATGATGATTTTGCGCACACGAGCCGGAACAGTCTTTGACGAAATCAATTTATCACCATTGAAAAAGGTAATTCAGTTTACAAAAAATCAGGGTTTGTAA
- a CDS encoding DNA photolyase, translating into MLFQTLYIEEEVASHPRVLEITGRFPEAKIVYCENYGEVFNRSAQSFRLQKQNPSLILARKYKNHVLEAPEGYGIGASENYYFSHMLNCVYDCRYCFLQGMYQSANYVLFVNYEDFFSAIQVLPSRHETSHFFSGYDCDSLALEPVTGFAEACLDFFQQQPGKLLELRTKSTQIRGLLGREAMDNVVVAFSLSPENIAESLEHKTPPLQRRLDAMNKLANAGWKLGLRFDPIIYHANFKQHYDELFSQVFSAIKPESIHSVSLGVFRLPTGFFRKVQKLYPEEKLFAGPMQDRKGMMAYRDDVEQEIMDYCKQQIMRYIDNNAFFPCLYD; encoded by the coding sequence ATGCTTTTTCAAACGCTTTACATTGAAGAAGAAGTAGCGAGTCACCCACGTGTACTGGAAATCACCGGGCGTTTCCCTGAGGCGAAAATCGTGTACTGTGAAAACTATGGTGAGGTATTTAATCGTTCAGCACAAAGTTTTAGATTGCAGAAGCAAAACCCGTCCCTGATTCTGGCGAGAAAGTACAAAAATCATGTGTTAGAAGCACCAGAAGGCTATGGTATCGGCGCCTCAGAGAATTACTATTTTTCCCACATGTTGAACTGTGTGTACGACTGTCGCTACTGTTTTTTACAAGGCATGTACCAGTCGGCGAACTATGTACTGTTTGTCAACTACGAAGATTTTTTTAGTGCGATACAAGTGCTTCCTTCGCGGCACGAGACATCGCATTTCTTCTCTGGGTATGACTGCGACAGTCTCGCGCTTGAGCCTGTTACTGGCTTCGCAGAGGCCTGTCTGGACTTTTTTCAGCAACAGCCAGGAAAGCTTCTTGAGTTGCGCACCAAAAGTACACAGATTCGCGGCTTGCTCGGACGTGAGGCAATGGATAATGTGGTTGTGGCGTTTAGTCTGTCGCCGGAAAATATCGCTGAGAGTCTTGAGCATAAAACGCCTCCGTTGCAAAGGCGTTTGGATGCCATGAATAAATTGGCCAATGCAGGGTGGAAGTTAGGGCTACGTTTCGATCCAATTATCTACCATGCAAACTTCAAACAACACTACGATGAATTGTTTAGCCAGGTTTTTTCGGCAATCAAACCTGAGTCGATTCACTCCGTGAGTCTAGGGGTGTTCCGCTTGCCTACAGGCTTTTTCCGTAAGGTGCAAAAACTCTATCCCGAAGAAAAACTCTTCGCGGGTCCGATGCAGGACCGCAAAGGAATGATGGCCTATCGTGATGATGTGGAACAGGAGATAATGGACTATTGTAAGCAGCAGATAATGCGATATATTGACAACAACGCCTTTTTTCCTTGCCTATATGACTGA
- a CDS encoding glycosyltransferase family 2 protein, giving the protein MDAKHFSISVVIPTFNRCSRLQTSLESVFSQTRLPDEVIVIDDGSTDGTEEMLAQSFPQVIYIKQDNCGVSSARNSGIALAAGEWIALLDSDDKWMPEKLAQQEAALRAKPEYLICHTEEIWIRNGVRVNQMRKHRKYGGWIYQRCLPLCAISPSSVLIHKSVFHEIGVFDENLPACEDYDLWLRMCSKYPVLYLDQPLIKKYGGHEDQLSRRYWGMDRFRIQSLASILKHGELDPNLHDATREMLVKKISVYVKGAQKRGKLEEVHRYKRLIREL; this is encoded by the coding sequence GTGGACGCAAAACATTTTTCCATATCTGTCGTTATTCCCACTTTCAATAGATGTTCGCGTCTGCAAACATCGCTCGAATCTGTGTTTTCCCAGACGCGTTTGCCAGACGAAGTCATTGTTATTGACGATGGCTCGACAGACGGCACCGAAGAAATGCTTGCGCAAAGTTTTCCTCAGGTGATTTACATAAAGCAAGATAATTGTGGAGTGAGCTCTGCCCGTAATTCGGGTATAGCATTGGCCGCCGGGGAGTGGATTGCCCTTTTGGATTCCGATGATAAATGGATGCCTGAAAAGCTTGCGCAGCAGGAAGCGGCGTTACGCGCGAAGCCAGAATATTTGATTTGTCATACGGAAGAAATCTGGATACGCAACGGTGTTCGCGTCAATCAGATGCGAAAACACCGCAAATACGGAGGATGGATATATCAGCGCTGCCTGCCACTTTGCGCAATTTCACCTTCATCGGTATTAATCCATAAAAGTGTTTTTCACGAAATCGGCGTGTTTGATGAAAACCTGCCGGCGTGTGAAGACTATGACTTGTGGCTGAGAATGTGTTCGAAATATCCCGTATTGTATCTAGACCAGCCTCTAATAAAAAAATATGGGGGACATGAGGATCAGCTGTCCAGGCGCTATTGGGGTATGGATAGGTTTCGTATTCAATCGCTGGCGTCTATTTTGAAGCATGGTGAGCTAGACCCAAATTTGCACGATGCAACGCGTGAAATGTTAGTTAAGAAGATTTCCGTTTATGTTAAGGGGGCACAAAAACGGGGAAAGCTCGAAGAAGTGCATCGGTATAAACGACTGATTCGGGAGTTATGA
- a CDS encoding MBL fold metallo-hydrolase codes for MSNDKPYRIHTMELGPMENFVYLIEDIVTRTAAVVDPAWEVSKVNAKAKSLGLKITDILLTHSHFDHINGIGDVHKEFDAQVHLLKEEAKFWGEYQDTPTTHHGGDMIQLGKTEISVLHTPGHTPGSACYRLGDDLITGDTLFVFGCGRCDLEGGDPHVMYQTLKKLGGSMPAHTCIHPGHNYSDRETSRMQDELDGNPFMHFDDEKDFVEYRMVKHDKIRNAPYLPVPRKS; via the coding sequence ATGAGTAATGATAAGCCCTATCGCATTCATACGATGGAACTCGGTCCGATGGAAAATTTTGTTTATCTGATCGAAGATATTGTGACCAGGACCGCTGCAGTCGTCGATCCCGCCTGGGAAGTGAGCAAAGTCAACGCCAAAGCAAAATCACTTGGCTTGAAGATAACCGATATTTTGCTGACGCATAGCCATTTCGATCATATCAATGGCATTGGCGATGTACACAAGGAATTTGATGCGCAAGTGCATCTTTTGAAGGAAGAAGCAAAATTTTGGGGCGAATACCAGGATACGCCAACAACACATCATGGCGGCGACATGATACAACTCGGTAAAACTGAGATATCTGTTTTACACACGCCTGGTCATACACCAGGTTCAGCATGCTACCGATTAGGAGATGATTTAATTACCGGCGACACACTGTTTGTTTTTGGTTGTGGCCGTTGCGATCTCGAAGGTGGCGACCCTCATGTGATGTACCAGACCTTGAAAAAGCTCGGTGGCAGTATGCCTGCTCATACCTGCATTCATCCCGGCCACAACTATTCCGATCGTGAAACGAGTCGTATGCAGGACGAACTGGACGGCAATCCTTTTATGCACTTCGACGACGAGAAAGACTTTGTCGAATATCGTATGGTGAAACACGACAAGATTCGAAACGCACCCTATCTGCCAGTGCCGCGCAAATCGTAG